In the genome of uncultured Paludibaculum sp., the window CGTGCAGGTGCTGCGCGAGTCGAAGTGGCAGTTGAGCGGCGACGGCGGCGCGGCCGCGCGATTGGGGATGAAGCGCACCACGTTGCAGTCACGGATGAAGAAGCTGGGAATCGCGCGCCCGGTATAGAGACGGGCGGAGGCGCGTCGATGGACGCGCCTCCGCTTTCTGACGGTCGCGGCTCCTTACGGCCGGAACGCCACTGGGATCGAAGTAAAGCTCAGCGTGGGGCTGAAGCGCAGGCCCAGCACGGTGATGCCGGCGGTCTGGTCGCTTTGGAACTCCACGACACCGCGGCGGCCGGCCAGGGCCGGGTAGCGGTCCAGCATCGAAAACGATGTGTGCCCGTTGCCGGGGAGTTGAATCGTATCCCTCGCGAGCTCATTGCCCGCATCGTCGCGCTGAATGGCGGTGATGTTGGCTTGTGTGGTGGCGACGTTCACCAGGGCAACGCCCGTCGAGAAGCCGATGGAGCTGTCGTAGGTGAGCAACACGACACCCTTGCCACTGGCCTCCAGCGGCGAGGTGCCTTCGGAATCGTGTCCATCCCCGCCGTGCTGGCGGAAGATGGCGTAGCCGGCGAGCGTGGCCGAGCTTTGGACGTCGGCCCAGCCGACGGTGGTGGTGGAGATGGGCGCCTCGGTCTCAATGAGCAGCGTGGCGTTGGGCGCCAGGGTTGCCTCCACGGCTCCGCCGGCTTGTGTAACAGAGGTGCCCTGCTGCGTGATGGTGAGGGGTAGGTCAAGGGCCGTGCCATCTTCCGCCATGAACTGGACGTGCACCTGCGCGGCAACCGCGTTGACGTTCAGCAGATTGACGCTCGTCTTCCAGCCTCCGCCCGAGGCGACCTGCGAGATGACGCCGGTGCGCGGCAGACTACCGGCGGAACCGACAGTGAGCGTGATGGAGGCGGCGGTGAAGAGGCCGGTGGAATCGCTGACGCGTACCGAGAAGAAGAAGTTGCCGGCCGAGGTGGGCTGCCCGGTGAGAAGCCCTGAGGTGGACAGCATGAGACCCGGCGGCAGGGCTCCGGAGTTCAAGGCCCAGATGAAGGGCGCAGTGCCGCCGGCCACGGTGAACTGAGCGGAATAGATGGCGCCCAGCGTGCCGTTCGGCAAGGTGGATGCGCTGGAGATCTGGAGGGCCGTACCGATGGTGATCACGTAATTGGCCGTCGCACTGCCTCCGGCCGCATCAGTGACGCGAACGCTAAACGTGGAGGTGCCGACCGCCGTGGGCACGCCAGAGAGGTTGCCCGCGGCGGAGAGCGTCAGGCCGGGCGTGAGCGTACCGGAGGCGAGGGTCCAAGTGTAGGGTAGGGTGCCACCCGCGGCGGTGAGCGTCTGCGCGTACACAACACCAACGGAGCCGTTGGGCAGCGTGGTGGAGGAGACGACCAAGCCGACGGCGACGGCGAAGCTATAGGATTGGTAGGCCTCGTGGCTTGCGGAGTCGACCACACGGATGGTGAGACCGTAGGTGCCGGAAGTGGTGGGCGTTCCGGAGATCACACCGGCGGCGCTGAGCGCCAGACCGGGCGGCAACACGCTGGCCACGATGGATCCGGAATACAGGTCCCACTTGTACGGCGGCGTGCCACCAACTGCGGCCAGCGTCAGAGAATATGCGGCGCCCACAGAGGCCGTGGGCAGAGCCGTGGTGGTGATGGCCAGACCAGAGGACGGGACAACCGTGCTGGTGCGCGAAGCCTGCGCGCTCTGGCTGTCGGTTGCACGCATGGTGTAGCCATAGGAACGGGCTGCGGTGGGTGCACCCGCGATGGTGCCGTTCAAGTTGACGGTGAGACCGGGTGAAGTCGCGCCAGGGGCAAGGCTCGCGGTGTAGACCACGCTGCCGCCGGTGCCAGCGAGGGTCGGACTGTATGCACCGCCGACCACTCCGTTGGGGACAGATGCCATGCTGATGGTCAATGCGGGCACCGTGCCCTGGATCACAATGTTGAAGAGAATGGAGTTCGAGCCCACGGCAAGCTGGATCTGATAGGAACCAGGCGTGGTACCCAGTTGCACACTAGTGGACACATTGCCGGCGGCATCCGACGTCGACACGGAGTTGAGCAGCGTGGCGGAACCTGGCGTGACGACGGACCACTGGACGGCCCTCCCCGCAAGCGGGTTATTCAGCGAATCCGTGATGCGCGCCTGGAGTGGGATGGGGAGGATCTGCGTCGGCAGACCCGACTGATTGTCGCCCTGGGTGATGGCGGGCGTGGGATCGCCCGGCAGCATGGTGAGGTGGACCGTGAGACTGCGGGAGTCGCCCACGTTGACGATGAGGTCGGTTGAGCCTGGCGTGCCGCTGGCCAGCAGTTCGCACGAGGCGATGCCGTCGGAACCAGTGAGCAGTGTACCGCCGGTGCAGGAAGCGACGGGACCGGCGAGCGGGTCCTGGTTGGCCGAGCGCACGGTGAGGCCAACTGCGGGAATGGGCAGGCCGGCGGAACCGCCGTTTGCGCCGCTGGTGGCGACGTTGACGCGAATGGCGTCGGCCACACGCTCACCGGCACGCAGCGTGATGGGCACGCCCTGCAGCGGTTTGAGGAAGTCGACCAGCGGCTGGTAGTTGGCCGGGCCCGTCTGGAACGGATAAGAGACGATAGAGAAACTGACGCTGCCGATGTCTGTGGTAGCGGTTACTGTGTACGACAGGTAGCCGACACCGGGTGAGAACGACCCGCCCGCGACGAACTGAAAGGAGGCCAGTCCGGTGGCGTCAGTGGTGACGGTGCTGGGACTGGCGTGGATGATGCCGCCGACGTCAGTCCACTTCACTGACTTTCCGGCCACGGGATTCCCTGCTCCATCGACAACTTTCACAACCAGCGGTTGTGTGGGTGAGTAAAAGGGGAGGGCGAGCTGGCCGTCGCCGGAGACCTTCTGGATGCGCTGCTGGGCCACGGCCGGCCAAGCGGCGCTGATCAGAGCGCAGAGGAGGAGAAAACGCGCGACGATTAAGTACATCCATTCCAGCATACGCGAGCAAAATATTCGGACGATCACAAGGTGTTCGCTGAGTATTTGCCCGAGCCGCGCAAGCGCCGTTACTTCTTGCCGGGACGGATGTTGCTGCCCTTGCTTTCGATCATCTTCACGTCGGAAGAAAGTGTGAATAGCTCGTCGGTGAGGCCCTGGTTGATGGTGATGGAGTCGGCGTACATCTCGAAATTCCGTTCGCCATTTCTTTCGCGGCGGATCACGTAGGGCCACATGACGCCACCACCGATGTCGCGGTACTTGTCGAAGATAGTGACTTCCTCGATGCGGTCGCGGGTCTTGGCGTCGCGCCGATTCCAATACTGCTTCACCGGCAGCTTCGTCGATTGATGGAACCAGATCTTGGTGACGCGGTTGTCGCTGTCGACGATGTCGACGACGTTGCAGGGCTGGTTCTCGACGATGTCGACACCGGCGGGATCGATGGTGAGACCCGGCTCCTTCAGACGCATACGCAGAGTGTAGAGCACGTTGTGAAAGAGGGTCTCCTGGTAGGTATCGAAGACCGGCTTGTCGAGCGTCTTGGCGCCCTTGTAAGTGATCTCGTACCCGCCCAGTTCGTTGTAGACGACGAAATAGTCCTCGTTCTTCTTGCCAAAGGCACGCCGCTCCCGGATGCCGAAGAAGTTGGGTTTCATCGGCACTGGCGCCAGCAGGTAGCGGGTATAGACTTTCGCGCGGGACATGCCCGAGAGGTTTTCGCGATAGAAGGCGTAGAATCGGCCTTCCTCCACGCGGTCCTGCATGGCGAGGAACTTGTCGCCGCCCAGGGCCTGCAGCGCGTCCTGCACGACACGGGCGGCCTGCTGCGGGGTGCGTACCTCCTGGGCCCGCACAAAAGCAGGCGCGAAGGCGGCGAAGGCCAGAGGGAGGCAGATGGCAAACCGGCTCATTAACTCGATTGTAGCGGCGTGGAGAAGGCGGCAGGCGCCTCGGCCGCCGCACGTGGGCGGGCCCAGAGCTCGCGCAGGCTCACCAGGGTGCCCTGACGTTGCACCAGGACGCGGTCAGTCCAACGGGATCCATCGGCCTGCCGGCTGAAGACGGAAAGGACGTCCGCCGTGATGCGTCGTCCACGCGGCTGACGATAGGCAGGCAT includes:
- a CDS encoding putative Ig domain-containing protein, with product MYLIVARFLLLCALISAAWPAVAQQRIQKVSGDGQLALPFYSPTQPLVVKVVDGAGNPVAGKSVKWTDVGGIIHASPSTVTTDATGLASFQFVAGGSFSPGVGYLSYTVTATTDIGSVSFSIVSYPFQTGPANYQPLVDFLKPLQGVPITLRAGERVADAIRVNVATSGANGGSAGLPIPAVGLTVRSANQDPLAGPVASCTGGTLLTGSDGIASCELLASGTPGSTDLIVNVGDSRSLTVHLTMLPGDPTPAITQGDNQSGLPTQILPIPLQARITDSLNNPLAGRAVQWSVVTPGSATLLNSVSTSDAAGNVSTSVQLGTTPGSYQIQLAVGSNSILFNIVIQGTVPALTISMASVPNGVVGGAYSPTLAGTGGSVVYTASLAPGATSPGLTVNLNGTIAGAPTAARSYGYTMRATDSQSAQASRTSTVVPSSGLAITTTALPTASVGAAYSLTLAAVGGTPPYKWDLYSGSIVASVLPPGLALSAAGVISGTPTTSGTYGLTIRVVDSASHEAYQSYSFAVAVGLVVSSTTLPNGSVGVVYAQTLTAAGGTLPYTWTLASGTLTPGLTLSAAGNLSGVPTAVGTSTFSVRVTDAAGGSATANYVITIGTALQISSASTLPNGTLGAIYSAQFTVAGGTAPFIWALNSGALPPGLMLSTSGLLTGQPTSAGNFFFSVRVSDSTGLFTAASITLTVGSAGSLPRTGVISQVASGGGWKTSVNLLNVNAVAAQVHVQFMAEDGTALDLPLTITQQGTSVTQAGGAVEATLAPNATLLIETEAPISTTTVGWADVQSSATLAGYAIFRQHGGDGHDSEGTSPLEASGKGVVLLTYDSSIGFSTGVALVNVATTQANITAIQRDDAGNELARDTIQLPGNGHTSFSMLDRYPALAGRRGVVEFQSDQTAGITVLGLRFSPTLSFTSIPVAFRP